Below is a genomic region from Rhizobium sp. 9140.
GATCACGAAAGCCGCTGCCGAGGCAATAAGGACGATCGCCAGCAGCACGATGCGCAGCACGGTTCCCGGACGCGTTCCCCGATCGACGATCGGCATGCGATACTCGTCTGCCTGTCGCAGTTTCGTCATCAGGGTCCTCATTGCCCCGCCGCTTGAAATGGCCCGGGCCATGGAAGGTCCGCGCACGCGACGTCATTGGTCGATTCTCTTTATCAGCCGGCGCCAGTCTGACAAAGCGTTCTCAGGGCGTCAGGGGAGCGAATTCACGCCGAATTCACAAGGAATCTCGGTATCGTAGCGTCCTGCCCGTCATTCGGCAGGCAAGGCTCGTTCCCCTTCGTGTCCTGACGCCATCGACAAACCGGCAGGACGGAGGCACCCATGCGTCAGCGGGCGTTTTAGACATTCCGTGGATTGGCCGGGTTTTCCGCACGGCATGTCTGGACGCGACAGGCGACCGCTCCATTTACCGGGACAACACGTTCTCGCGGCTTGTTTCCAACGGCAAAAAGACGTCAATTCCAATTCCGCAGCGTCGTATATGCGCTGCACCTGAAAGACGAGGAGAGCGAAGATGTTTGAAGATGTCGTCGGCAATAACGGCGGTCGGTTCATCATCGCGGCCGTGGCCGTCGCTGCGGGTCTGCTGGCTCTGGTGGCCGTTCTCTGGTTCATGCGCAATCGCGCGTCTTCCCCCTTCATCCGCGGCGGCAAGAACCGCCAGCCGCGGCTCGCGGTGCTCGATGCCGCGGCCGTGGACACACGCCGCCGGCTCGTGCTCGTGCGCCGGGATGATGTCGAGCACCTGATCATGATCGGCGGCCCGACCGATATCGTCGTCGAAAGCCGGATTGTCGGCGCGAAGCCGCGATTGGACGCTTCAGAGTCCGGACAGACGGCCATCGCCGCGCCGCCCGCCACGCAGCAGATCGCCGGCCAGCCCGTTGCCGCAAACCTTGCAGCACCCGCCCGCCCGGATGCCCTGCCCGCACCTGCCGCCCGCATTGCGCAGGAGCGTCGCCCTGAAAACAGGACGGAACCAAGGCCCGAACAGCGCTCGCAGCCAACGCCGGACGCCCACCCGGCAGCACGCCCCGCCCAGCCGCCGGTCTCCAATATGGGTCAGGCGCTCTACGGAGACGACGCCATCGCGCCCCGGCAGCCGC
It encodes:
- a CDS encoding flagellar biosynthetic protein FliO; protein product: MFEDVVGNNGGRFIIAAVAVAAGLLALVAVLWFMRNRASSPFIRGGKNRQPRLAVLDAAAVDTRRRLVLVRRDDVEHLIMIGGPTDIVVESRIVGAKPRLDASESGQTAIAAPPATQQIAGQPVAANLAAPARPDALPAPAARIAQERRPENRTEPRPEQRSQPTPDAHPAARPAQPPVSNMGQALYGDDAIAPRQPPAARTAAPAQRATPQFSAGNAAPSGRKAPEDILDAARARVLPQIPAPAAAAVPTQPAAAAAARSKPPGTEIGNRDEGKRDEGRDFERLLDAQISGDLGRLAPEPTPRAPAIDAPRPAPRNEPTLEEEMNRMLSEMGNERKP